A genomic region of Plasmodium cynomolgi strain B DNA, chromosome 5, whole genome shotgun sequence contains the following coding sequences:
- a CDS encoding hypothetical protein (putative): MVRYSYGFLLSLLGALITLVGHDHGGFFFPFAKCNIRVLNKGKGGHKTSGKHMQHHPGVSNPTEVGKFSAVEKGDTQSESNVEDEMGDEVVDQVVDEVVDQMGDKLEDELGDDVEDEVEDEVEDEVEGRYEGEMSRSSSRGVGLLSDVSPHKVGQPFEDDMDEENNPREPTSNQYNFFEATNDRAIKKVESLSQPDQQNLLQQNLTWVQMPNIDISCRVTGCPKTYQMCLPFFYDSTKFGGSRIIDMIPSFITSKTNGIRFDSENIIEDKRNYILVYSCVCKKHTSDGSCDESVE, translated from the exons ATGGTGCGCTATTCGTATGGTTTTCTTTTGTCCCTCTTGGGGGCGCTTATCACTTTAGTTGGACATGACCACGGGGGGTTCTTCTTCCCGTTTGCGAAGTGCAACATTCGTGTACTCAACAAGGGAAAGGGGGGGCACAAGACGAGTGGCAAGCACATGCAGCACCACCCAGGGGTGAGCAACCCGACGGAGGTGGGAAAATTCAGCGCAGTTGAGAAGGGGGACACGCAGAGCGAGAGCAACGTGGAAGACGAAATGGGGGACGAAGTGGTAGATCAAGTGGTAGACGAAGTGGTAGACCAAATGGGAGACAAACTGGAAGACGAACTGGGAGACGATGTGGAAGACGAAGTGGAAGACGAAGTGGAAGACGAAGTGGAGGGCCGATACGAAGGAGAAATGTCGAGAAGCAGCTCCCGAGGGGTAGGACTTCTCAGTGATGTTTCACCACACAAGGTGGGACAACCATTTGAGGATGACATGGACGAAGAGAACAACCCACGTGAGCCCACCTCAAATCAGTACAACTTTTTCGAAGCGACAAATGATAGAGCGATAAAGAAGGTGGAATCTTTGTCCCAGCCAG ACCAGCAGAACCTACTCCAGCAAAATTTAACGTGGGTTCAGATGCCCAACATAGACATTTCCTGCAGAGTAACGGGGTGTCCCAAAACGTATCAGATGTGCCTCCCCTTCTTTTATGATAGCACAAAATTTGGTGGAAGTAGGATCATTGATATGATCCCATCTTTCATTACGTCAAAAACAAATGGGATCAGATTCGATAGCGAAAATATTATCGAGGATAAGAGAAATTACATCCTCGTTTATTCTTGCGTTTGCAAAAAGCACACTTCGGATGGTTCCTGTGACGAATCGGTGGAGTAA
- a CDS encoding RNA-binding protein of pumilio/mpt5 family (putative) encodes MESAFLDESCLSDELNHIMVEFPLKDQFDYLQKLHSCSITYEGSASTSKEVLCLPTPLTGEHFAFLLERRKAVGSDSTERSAAVSLCPDVYGSYVAQSVFDLSDDKYKERFTDQFLGQTKYLSLHTYGCRLIQKSLQSLCTEYKNKIFNQLQNDLITYICHQNGNHVIQKCVEVLPSTHIDTIISNIEEYLPFLCSHAYGCRIVQRIYEIGNTNQINRLNEKIVKKVHLIKNRYGNYVIQKCFEHSDDTVRFAITDEIVSDIYKLSSHKYACNIIEKILLKKEYKYKKKIIKKIVNDISDGNDSIITICKDCYGNFMMQKLLTTCRRKERTLIVKTIIENVDKLKDET; translated from the exons ATGGAGTCTGCGTTCCTTGATGAGTCCTGCCTGAGCGATGAGTTGAACCACATAATGGTTGAGTTCCCCTTAAAGGATCAGTTTGACTATCTGCAGAAGCTGCATTCCTGCTCGATCACTTATGAGGGAAGTGCCAGCACCAGCAAGGAGGTGCTCTGCCTGCCGACTCCCCTCACGGGGGAGCACTTTGCCTTTCTGCTCGAGAGGAGGAAGGCAGTTGGTTCAGACTCTACTGAGAGGAGCGCAGCCG TATCTCTATGTCCAGACGTATACGGAAGTTACGTAGCACAAAGTGTATTCGATTTAAGTGATGATAAATATAAGGAACGATTTACAGACCAATTTCTTGGACAAACTAAATACCTATCTCTACATACATATGGATGTCGTCTCATTCAAAAATCTCTGCAGTCTCTATGTACCGAAtataagaacaaaatttttaatcaattacaaaatgatttaatcacatatatttgtcatcaaaatgggaaccaTGTAATACAGAAATGCGTTGAGGTTTTACCATCCACACATATCGATACTATTATAAGTAATATTGAGGAgtatttgccttttttatgttcacatGCATATGGATGTCGGATTGTCCAACGTATCTACGAAATTGGGAATACCAATCAGATAAACAGACTTAATGAAAAGATCGTTAAGAAAGTACATTTGATTAAGAACAGATATGGTAATTATGTTATTCAGAAATGTTTTGAACACTCGGATGATACAGTTAGGTTTGCCATCACTGATGAGATTGTCAGCgatatatacaaattgtCATCTCATAAGTATGCCTG CAACATAATCGAGAAGATCCTGctgaaaaaggaatacaaatataagaaaaaaatcatcaagAAAATTGTGAATGACATTTCGGATGG GAACGACAGCATCATCACCATTTGTAAAGACTGCTACGGAAATTTTATGATGCAGAAACTGCTGACCACGTGCAGGCGGAAAGAAAGGACCCTAATTGTCAAAACGATCATAGAGAACGTCGACAAGCTCAAGGACGAGAC